The Pan troglodytes isolate AG18354 chromosome 19, NHGRI_mPanTro3-v2.0_pri, whole genome shotgun sequence region GAGAGGATCGGAGAGTTGACCATTTGTGCAAGTCTTTGTGCATTAAAGGGGAGGCCAGGGCTTCAAAGCCAGGCTTATTAACTGTgcctcagggagaaaaaaaaaaaaaatcagagccagATGTGGCCACAGCAGCTGAAGGAGGCACTTTCCCCACAAGCCTATGCCAGCGCCACATGGCTCTTCTCCAAGGTCACCTGCAGTTCCACTCGAAGTCCAGCCGAGACAAAGCCAAGATCAAAATGAATCCCCAGAGGGACACACTTGTGTCATTAGTTTCACCTTGTGTCTTTTCAAgataaaagcagcagcagcagcagccaggccTGTTCCCCCACCCCTTTGATACCTTTTCACAATTGTCTCTGCCCAGGTGTAAAAGGGACTATCCAGACCCAGCAACACTCCCTGCTGGCCAGTTACCTCCAGGGGCTCAGTCCAACCTccatcccctccccactccaAAGAGAATCACTTTGAGCCCCCGCCCAAACTAACTCCCAGATGAAGGTGGCTGGTAAAACTATACAAGGCCTGCTCTAGAGGGGAGGGTGTCTCAGAGCCCTGCAGGTGGACTCATCCCCGTCCAGGAGCCCATGCCCACCTGGCAGGTTACCAAGGGCTATTCAGAGTTTTCCACTCACACCCCTGGCCCTGGTGGCGGCAATGGGTTCACACCTGGGAATAGACTGTGGTCCTGGCACAGGGACAACGGCACACAGCTGAGGAGTTGGAACTCTGTCTTGGGTGTAGACCCCAGAGTGAGCACCTCCTTAAACTAGGGTGCCCCTGTCTCACCCTTGTCCCAGCCTGGAGCCCTAAACCTGGGACAGAACTGGAGCAGAATCCACACATTCTCTTGGGCTGCAGGCCATGGAGAGGGGCAAGGGAGGACTCCAGATGAACTGAGGCAGAGTCATCACCTGCTCCTTACGAGGGAAATGATCAAGAGAAGGAATGGCCTAGGCCTAGCCCTCATCCTCCTCAGCTCTTGAACCCTCTCAAGGGCCCTAAAAAGTCAGCATGGACCTTCTCAAGGGCACCTCCGTCCACTCTGCAGACAAGGTAAGGAGACCAGGAAGTTCCCTTCCTGAAGCCCCTGCAGGGGAGAAGGCAGCGGGGCCCAGGCCCGGACAGGAGGAGTAGACTGCCCTATTCACCCTGTGCCCACTCGCAGGTCCAGCCCCTTCTTTGTTATGGACAAAGGCGCATCCCTGCTTCTAATGGCCCATAAAATCCAGGGAGGCTGTTCAGGTGGAAAGGCAGGGTAAGAAAAACACGGGGGACTTTTCCTAGGCATGGTTCCTGACTATTTGGAGCCTTCAATGTGGGGGTCTCTCCTAAACTCAAGCCAGGAGGGCGGCGCTTCCAGACCCTCCCTCCTAATCAGTGTGCCTGTCCCTCTTTTTGCTCCCTGCTCCCCGCTCGCCCACAAGCCCCTCAATTGCAGGTAAAGCCTCTGCAGTGTGGCCTGAGCCCCACTCTCCTGTCAGTGCAAGCAGctgctccttttctctcctcAGTCTGGTTCACCTGGTGGAAAGAGCCTGGCCAGGTCCCCCAGAGAACCCTCCACGCAGCCTCCCTCTTGCGGCTGCTGCTTCGTTATTGCTGCTAGCGGTGAGgggagagaagaaatgagaagGAGCCTCCCCCAGCGCCTGCTGagccccctcccaccctgccccacccaggTCTGCTCAGCCAGGGGAGCTGCTCCAGGCTCTGGCTCTTGGTTCTGAGCAAACAAACTGAGAGCAGAAAAAAGCCACAGGACTCTTACCTATAATTTCCCTTTTTGCTGAGCTGCTCTTTAAAGTGGCCCAGGGTCAAGCTCTGAGCCTTCAGCATCCTCCGGTATGGAATTTCTTCCCCACAGAAAAAGTAAGTGACAACCAACTCACTGGCCTGGAGCGCGTGGACACCTGCCAGTTTCTTTGGCTCTTTGTGACTGAAAATAAGATGGAATGGAACAAGTTTAGCATTTTAAAGCAGACACACatctaaaacaaacacacacgtgCGCACATGTGCATAAGTGACAGGGTATCCAAACACTAGGGCTGCAATTGTAAACCCAAAGTGGGGGCTGGGGCAGAGCCCCACATCCCAGAGTCAGGCAGCTCTGGGGGACACACAGTCCAACCCCACATGTGCTGCATGCAGCATGCAGAAAAGGATGATTTCCTTTTGGTTGTACAAATTGGTATCATTTCCCCCACCGCCACCAAATGAAAGTATACAGCGGCCTCTTTCAGGCTGGCATAAATGGGGTGCTTCCCCAAGAAGATGAGAGAAGAGAAATTGTCACAGAGATGCCGGGTCTCACCTGGATTGGAGAGTGCTAAAGAGACAAACCCAGAGCAGGACACCTTTGGGATGGCATGAACTCAGAATGACTAAAGCCCACCCCTTATTCCAGCAGAATGAGAACAACTAATGGGGGTTATCACACAGTCATGTCCATTTCCCCATTTATTCTGAGATTTTGTAGAATGGCTTGAAAAAAAGGCtgctaggccgggcgtggtggctcacgcctgtaatcccagcactttgggaggccgaggtgggcggatcacttgaggccaggagtttgagaccagcctggccaacatggcgaaaccgtgtctctactaacaatacaaaaaaggagctgggcgtggtggtgggcgcctgcaatcccagctactccggaggctgaggcaggagaactgcctgaatccaggaggcggaggctgcagtgggccgagattaagccactgcactccagcctgggcaacagggtgagactctgtctcaaaaagaaaaaaaaaagtggctggcCCAGACCCAGACAGCTGGTACACTTAGGGTCAACCAATTGAAACAATGAAAGGGTCCAGGGCAGTGGCCTATTGAGGACTTCAAACATTGCTCATTGCTCAGGATGAAGACACTAAGAAAGAAAACTTGCTACAGACCATTTTAGATCTCTTTagcagatttctttttaattgcaCCATCCAGTAATTAAACTGAGCAGGCTCCTCAACCTACTTTGAAAGAGACTAAATTTACAAAAAGAATCACTGCCCAATTTGGGGGAAGATATTCTGTCTTctccaaacaaaaacacaaggaTGGTCCCCTCCACCTCTGCCACAGTGGAAAATGATCTTTCTGCTCAGGGGTGACAAATGTTTCCAGTACTACTAAATTGCAAGTTGAATGGGGGCAACTTTTCCAGCTGAATTTGAGGTCCCTTCTACACTTCTGCTAATGGCTTCATGTCCCAGCTTTTGATTTGTGTATGACCAGAAAAACTTTTGCTATGATGCATTTGTCGGCAGGACATGGATGGCAACATCTACGTTTACTGTTCCTCATCACTAGCGCTAAAatcaaagtgattttaaaaaccaaaaaaagtttCATGAAAATGAAACTCCAGATAGCGAATATTCTGAAACATAAACCACTCGGCAGATCTCAGTAATGTCAGGTAAAGACACTCACTCTTCTGGAGCCAGGCTTGGATTGGAGAAGGGTGTGGCTCCCGTCTGAACAGTGGCCGAGTGATTCCTGTCCCTCTGCTGACTGGCCACACAGCACCTGAGGACACAGCCAGGGCGAGGGATTTAGAGGTACACTGTTGTCCCCAGAGCAATTGAAAAGCAGACAGAAAATTACTATTTGGCCTCCTGAAGAGACACGAACCCGACTTCCATCCTTATGGAGACCCAACCAAGACCCTGGGTTAACAGTGGCTGAAGAGGCCAGGAAGACGTCTTGGAACAGCCATTCTAAGCCCCCCTGGGAGCCCAGGATGGGACATTCTCAGCCCCAGCAAAGGGCTGAGGACTCTTGATCCTCCATCTCACAGCTTCTTATATACTCAACTAACCAGCCTTAAACAATCAAGACATTTGTAGGGAATGGGATTTGTAAGCAATTGCTGAAATTCATTCTCCCAATTCTAGGCATGACTTGCCTCACAGATCCTGGCTTAACTCTAGTAGAATGAACATAACTGAAGGGAACAatttctagaagctggaaagcaGCAGCTTACTCATCCATAAGTAATTCTTCTTCTCATGGGAGGGTTTGAGACCCAGGCAGAAAGAGAGACCCTCCCCATTAGCCACAGACCAGGTCTCCACCCAAACCCAATCCCTGCCTCAACCTAGGACCCTTCACTTCCACTCACCGCTGCTTTGGGGGCTTCGACACCTCAGCTAGCCTGCGACAGGCCTCCTCCAGCTGAGCCAGAGTGTTGGGTGGGGTCAGGGGAGGCATCGCAGGGTCCTGGGTGAACAGGTGGGCACGGGGGGTGGTGCGGGGGTGCCCGCTGTTGCCCCCCCACAGATGGTGCCGGCTGGCTCGTTCGCCTGGAGACGAGCGGGCAGACTCCAAGGGGTAGGCCTTTTTTGTGCTTTGGGCACTAAACAAGGAATgagcagagagaaaacagaaggaaagaaactggGTTAGAAGAACTGGAAAATGTGACTTCAATAGAAACTTGTCTATTCTgctcagagagagagagtaaaaaaaATAACTACCATAACACGAACAGGGGTCAGTGCCAAAACATGACATTTTTGTGGTCTGCTCAGTCCAACGTTTAATATTAAGATGGCAGGAGCAAATAGTCACATTTGTATTCGGCGGACTGCAAAAACAGCCATTCCCACAATACCTCCGTACTGAGTGCCCATGACCCTCGCGGCCGCGGCGGCGGCAAGCGGTGTTTACCTATGGGGCTTGGGCTTGCTCTGCCGCTCACTCTCCAGCATCCACTGCCAGACATCCTGCGACCTGTCTCCTTCCTCCCGGGGAAGCTGCAGGGCCCCAGCTCCGCCGGGGGCCCCTCCTTCCCTGGCGGGCAGGGCCAGGCCCGGCTCCGTGCCTTTCCCATTGCGTTTGGGCAAGGTACTGCCTCTGCTGCCGCTGTGGGGAACCAAGAACCACACCCAACCCAGAGACCCGGTTAAATCTCCGGGACTCCTAGAATCAGACAATTCAGCAAGTCGGGGGGCTGGTGACACGAAAGACCCATGCACCTGCTCCCCGCACCCTCACCCGGCCGTGCCCTCTGCCGCCCTCTTAGAAACTAAATGCCTGTAATGCGGCTCCCACCTCACACCTGCCCATGGACCTGGCTGGGAGACAAGCCCCACACGGGACACTGCGGTCCGCCCGGCACTTACCCAAACTGCTCGCTGGGCATGGTTTCCAGAGCCTTGGGGTGGCTTTTGCATTTCGAGTAGCAGTAATACTCGCTGCCCCCAGGGCAGAAGCAGTGCACCCGCTGCGTGGCCTCCGCCTCGATCTCCTCCTTGGTCTTGGGGACGGCATGGTGGTGGATATAGTGGTGGTGGACATGCTTTGTCGTCTGCTTGGTCACAAAGCCTTTGCCCCCGAGGAGGGGGCAGGCGCCCGGCGAGGCGGCCGCGGGAGGCAGCTTGCCACCGGGCGGGAGCAGGGAGTGGTACTGcgaatggtggtggtggtggtggtccgGGGAGCGGGAGCGGGGGCTATAGCGGCCTACGCCCGGAGACTGGCAGCCAGGGGTCTTGAGGACTCTGGACAGGTGATCGTCCAGTATCGTCTGCGGGTCTTCCTCGTAGCTGCCGGAGGGCAGTAGGGAGAGGGGGTGCTGCGTGGGCGCCCCCTCCCGCGAATTGAGTGTGAGCTCGGAGCCCTCCTTCTCTTCATCCTGAAAGGGAAGACGTCAGAAGGGGAAGtgacccaggaagcagaagggcCAGAGGCCCTGGGGTTGCAACATTCGGCTCCCTACGCAGGAGCACGCACACCCGTGTGCACGCCCACAGCCACGCCTATGCGCACACGCACAGGCCCGCCTACACAAGCACATATCCACACGCATATGCACACCCACACGCAACCCATGCACATGCGCACACAGCCCACGCCCAGGCACACACCCACACGCAGCCCACGCGCATGCGCAGCAACCCAGGCACATGCGCACACCCTAACGCACCCCACGCACATGCGCATACACATACGTGCGCGCACGCCGTGGACGGAAGCAGGAAGAGGGCCTAGGCCGCATTACCTCTCGGATCTGCTGCAGGCGCTCCTCCAGGCTGTGGCGGCTCTCCAACTCCAGCTTCAGCTTTTCCAGCCTCGAGATCAGCTCAGCTGCAAAGGTGGCGGGTTCCACGGGGGTCATCTCCTTGGGCAGGCGGTGGGTTCTCTACAGGAcgtggaaaggaaagggaggaggcaCGTTCAGCAGGCTGGGTGGGCGGTGGCTTGGCCGGAGCTTCCCGCACCAGGCGCTGTGCACCGCAAACCCATGTTCGGGTGTAGGGTGGATGGCAAGGCGGCCTGGGCTGCTCGGGACTTTTATGCGCTAGCGCCATGGCCTCATGGAGAGCCATGGTCCCCACCAGCGTTTGCCTTGGGCAGGAGCAGTTGGTCGCACTCCGAGAGGCCCTGCTTGTTCTCTCTGTAGTACAACCAGCCCATCAGTAGCTACTCTGAAGTAGAAAATCTTCAAAGACTGTTgtcaaacatcaaaaaaaaaaaaaaaaaaaaggcagccctctgaggtggggaggggagagaccAACTCAAGGAATAGAAAGTAGAATCTAAACAGAAAGagagttgaaaatttaaaaaaataagattggaaaggaggtgggagggaagaaaGTGGGGGAAAAGGGAGTCAAACGGCCTGGATCAGAGAAGAAGTGGTAATTTATTTCCTGGCCGCACACTGCGCACCTTTGAGGTGGTGTTGTCTCAACACTGTCCTCGATCTCCCTcgtttttctccttccctcctccctctctctttgtacagaaaatgaagaaagctgCTGCAGGCTAGTAGCAGAACACTGCTGAGCTTGGCTGCCTGAAGCTGATCTATCAAGGGAAAAGGGAACATCTCCAAATCAAGTGCAGAATATAAAAAGGCACCGAGTACGCCTGCCAAAAGCAGCAAACAGAGAGAACCCCTGCTGCCCAGCTTTCTGTCCTTTTCCTGTCATCTCGCTCCCCCCACCCAACCCCCCACCTCTCCAGTTGTTCTACCTCCTTCTTCCTAATCTCCCTCTTGCTTAGCTCCTTTCtttgggctggggtgggggtagcaGAAAGCTAACTTGCAAAGGCTAGCATCTCCCCCAGCTGAAAAGATGGGCCTTGCCACGGCAACCACTTAGCTGCAGAAactgggagagaagagaaaggctCCTGTGTAGGTGGCCATTCTCACACAGGCTGGCTCCTTGCAGCCCCTGATCAAAGCGCTGCCTGATGGAGAAAGTCGATTTGCACACCCCAGGACAAAATCATCTAATTTACAAGCTTGGGCGATAGAACTTTTCTTTGTTAACTCACATATCCCCCAGTCAAAAAAACAATGAT contains the following coding sequences:
- the AXIN2 gene encoding axin-2 isoform X1 — encoded protein: MSSAMLVTCLPDPSSSFREDAPRPPVPGEEGETPPCQPGVGKGQVTKPMPVSSNTRRNEDGLGEPEGRASPDSPLTRWTKSLHSLLGDQDGAYLFRTFLEREKCVDTLDFWFACNGFRQMNLKDTKTLRVAKAIYKRYIENNSIVSKQLKPATKTYIRDGIKKQQIDSIMFDQAQTEIQSVMEENAYQMFLTSDIYLEYVRSGGENTAYMSNGGLGSLKVVCGYLPTLNEEEEWTCADFKCKLSPTVVGLSSKTLRATASVRSTETVDSGYRSFKRSDPVNPYHIGSGYVFAPATSANDSEISSDALTDDSMSMTDSSVDGIPPYRVGSKKQLQREMHRSVKANGQVSLPHFPRTHRLPKEMTPVEPATFAAELISRLEKLKLELESRHSLEERLQQIREDEEKEGSELTLNSREGAPTQHPLSLLPSGSYEEDPQTILDDHLSRVLKTPGCQSPGVGRYSPRSRSPDHHHHHHSQYHSLLPPGGKLPPAAASPGACPLLGGKGFVTKQTTKHVHHHYIHHHAVPKTKEEIEAEATQRVHCFCPGGSEYYCYSKCKSHPKALETMPSEQFGGSRGSTLPKRNGKGTEPGLALPAREGGAPGGAGALQLPREEGDRSQDVWQWMLESERQSKPKPHSAQSTKKAYPLESARSSPGERASRHHLWGGNSGHPRTTPRAHLFTQDPAMPPLTPPNTLAQLEEACRRLAEVSKPPKQRCCVASQQRDRNHSATVQTGATPFSNPSLAPEDHKEPKKLAGVHALQASELVVTYFFCGEEIPYRRMLKAQSLTLGHFKEQLSKKGNYRYYFKKASDEFACGAVFEEIWEDETVLPMYEGRILGKVERID
- the AXIN2 gene encoding axin-2 isoform X2, encoding MSSAMLVTCLPDPSSSFREDAPRPPVPGEEGETPPCQPGVGKGQVTKPMPVSSNTRRNEDGLGEPEGRASPDSPLTRWTKSLHSLLGDQDGAYLFRTFLEREKCVDTLDFWFACNGFRQMNLKDTKTLRVAKAIYKRYIENNSIVSKQLKPATKTYIRDGIKKQQIDSIMFDQAQTEIQSVMEENAYQMFLTSDIYLEYVRSGGENTAYMSNGGLGSLKVVCGYLPTLNEEEEWTCADFKCKLSPTVVGLSSKTLRATASVRSTETVDSGYRSFKRSDPVNPYHIGSGYVFAPATSANDSEISSDALTDDSMSMTDSSVDGIPPYRVGSKKQLQREMHRSVKANGQVSLPHFPRTHRLPKEMTPVEPATFAAELISRLEKLKLELESRHSLEERLQQIREDEEKEGSELTLNSREGAPTQHPLSLLPSGSYEEDPQTILDDHLSRVLKTPGCQSPGVGRYSPRSRSPDHHHHHHSQYHSLLPPGGKLPPAAASPGACPLLGGKGFVTKQTTKHVHHHYIHHHAVPKTKEEIEAEATQRVHCFCPGGSEYYCYSKCKSHPKALETMPSEQFGGSRGSTLPKRNGKGTEPGLALPAREGGAPGGAGALQLPREEGDRSQDVWQWMLESERQSKPKPHSAQSTKKAYPLESARSSPGERASRHHLWGGNSGHPRTTPRAHLFTQDPAMPPLTPPNTLAQLEEACRRLAEVSKPPKQRHKEPKKLAGVHALQASELVVTYFFCGEEIPYRRMLKAQSLTLGHFKEQLSKKGNYRYYFKKASDEFACGAVFEEIWEDETVLPMYEGRILGKVERID